One genomic window of Cololabis saira isolate AMF1-May2022 chromosome 3, fColSai1.1, whole genome shotgun sequence includes the following:
- the LOC133435840 gene encoding carcinoembryonic antigen-related cell adhesion molecule 8-like — MTMIYLIILGTISGLCEADGVLPDGPLNASLGGTVMFTTTLTPSDGPYTAVFWKFGIKDIISYAPTVNKTPPEYEGRITLFPSTGSLELRDLTRNDSGEYGVNISPGHHAGRTRLDIYEPISGIYLTASTNLIIDRNSVNLTCDASGSPTARKWMKDGSDLILNDNMALSDNNTVLSFKPVNRDNSGDYLCTISNPVSSSEAKYRMDVMYGPENVRITGKDNVTVSEPIKLICSANSTPSATFIWMLNGTVIPANSPEFSKENAELSDGGYYTCEAMNNITDRRSSATFELFVHAGSIQPSGLSAGGIAGIVIVCLIITAAAAGGGYYFCRKKSNLNTDAHPMNNTENKENLYEEISAVYENVKAQ; from the exons ATGACAATGATATACCTCATAATCCTCGGAACCATCTCAG GTTTATGTGAAGCAGATGGTGTGTTACCAGATGGTCCTCTGAATGCATCTCTAGGAGGGACGGTGATGTTCACCACAACTCTGACTCCATCAGATGGACCATATACTGCAGTGTTCTGGAAATTTGGTATTAAGGATATAATAAGCTATGCTCCAACTGTAAACAAAACTCCTCCAGAGTATGAGGGCAGGATCACCCTCTTCCCATCTACTGGATCTCTGGAGCTCAGAGATCTGACACGTAATGACAGTGGAGAGTATGGAGTTAACATTTCACCAGGACATCATGCAGGAAGGACCAGACTGGACATATATG AACCAATATCAGGAATTTATTTGACAGCATCAACAAACCTGATCATTGATAGAAACTCTGTCAACTTAACCTGTGATGCTTCTGGATCTCCCACTGCCAGAAAATGGATGAAGGATGGTTCAGATCTGATCCTGAATGACAACATGGCACTTTCTGATAATAACACAGTGTTGTCCTTTAAACCTGTAAACAGAGACAACAGTGGAGATTATCTCTGTACCATCAGTAACCCTGTCAGCAGCAGTGAGGCTAAATACAGGATGGATGTCATGT ATGGGCCAGAAAATGTTAGGATCACAGGTAAAGATAATGTAACTGTAAGTGAACCTATAAAACTGATCTGCTCTGCCAACTCTACTCCATCTGCCACGTTCATCTGGATGTTAAATGGAACTGTGATTCCTGCTAATTCTCCTGAGTTCTCAAAAGAAAACGCTGAACTTTCTGATGGTGGATATTACACCTGTGAAGCGATGAATAACATAACTGACAGAAGATCATCTGCAACGTTTGAATTGTTTGTTCATGCAG GAAGCATCCAGCCATCAGGATTATCTGCTGGTGGCATCGCTGGAATAGTGATTGTATGTTTAATCATCACTGCTGCGGCTGCTGGTGGAGGATACTACTTCTGCAGAAAAAA ATCCAACTTAAATACTGATGCTCATCCTATGAATAACACAG aaaacaaagaaaaccttTATGAGGAAATATCAGCGGTGTACGAGAATGTAAAGGCTCAGTGA
- the LOC133435882 gene encoding carcinoembryonic antigen-related cell adhesion molecule 1-like yields the protein MIYLIILGAISGLSEGAGVLPDGPLNAPVGGTVMFTTTLTPSDGPFTAVFWNFGGMNIMSYETTSSITHPDYEGRITFFPSTASLELRDLTLGDSGEYSVNIMPGLLTGGTRLDIYEPVSSVTVTPPSLDLVEFNSSARLSCSSSGSFPSYVWMNGSSEVTASDRVHVTDGDSNLTVVNVSRYDQGSYTCRVFNPVSNAISDPVIISVSFGPENVTLTVSPSKNLYKEGSNISLTCSAESRPPFLQFFWFLDGEQLSGTGPELRLMNIQTNQSGNYSCQAFQSKTLRYETSQPSSITVLQPISGAHVRSTNLTIEGNSVNLTCDASGSIVTIKWMKDGSDLILNDNMALSDNNKVLSFNTVNRENNGDYLCTISNPVSSSEAPYRMDVMYGPENVRITGKDNVTVSEPIKLICSADSTPSATFTWMLNGTVIPANSPEFSKENAELSDAGIYTCQALNHITDRRSSATFELFVHAGSICNSDFRYVWYLWMFHL from the exons ATGATATACCTCATTATCCTGGGAGCCATCTCAG GTTTATCTGAAGGAGCTGGTGTGTTACCAGATGGTCCTCTGAATGCACCTGTAGGAGGGACGGTGATGTTCACCACAACTCTGACTCCATCAGATGGACCATTTACTGCAGTGTTCTGGAACTTTGGTGGGATGAATATAATGAGCTATGAAACAACTTCAAGCATAACTCATCCAGACTATGAGGGCAGGATCACATTCTTCCCATCTACTGCATCTCTGGAGCTCAGGGATCTGACACTGGGTGACAGTGGAGAGTATTCAGTTAACATTATGCCAGGACTTCTGACAGGAGGCACCAGACTGGACATATATG AGCCAGTCTCCAGTGTAACAGTAACTCCTCCCAGTTTAGACTTGGTTGAGTTCAACAGTTCTGCTCGTCTGTCCtgctcctcctctggatcatttCCCTCTTATGTCTGGATGAACGGCAGCTCTGAGGTTACAGCCAGTGACAGAGTTCATGTCACTGATGGAGACTCCAATCTGACTGTAGTAAACGTGAGCCGCTACGACCAGGGATCATACACGTGTCGTGTGTTCAATCCTGTCAGTAATGCCATCAGTGATCCAGTGATCATCTCTGTCAGCT TTGGCCCAGAAAATGTAACACTgacagtttctccttcaaaaAACCTCTACAAGGAGGGGTCAAACATCAGCCTGACCTGCTCAGCTGAGTCTAGACCTCCATTCCTCCAGTTTTTCTGGTTTCTGGATGGAGAGCAGCTCTCTGGTACTGGACCAGAACTCAGACTGATGAACATTCAGACGAATCAGAGTGGAAACTACAGCTGTCAGGCCTTTCAGAGCAAAACTCTGAGATATGAAACATCTCAACCTTCATCAATCACTGTTCTAC AGCCAATATCAGGAGCTCATGTGAGATCAACAAACCTGACCATTGAGGGAAACTCTGTCAACTTAACCTGTGATGCTTCTGGATCTATCGTTACCATAAAATGGATGAAAGATGGTTCAGATCTGATCCTGAATGACAACATGGCACTTTCTGATAATAACAAAGTGTTGTCTTTTAACACTGTAAACAGAGAAAACAATGGAGATTATCTCTGTACCATCAGTAACCCTGTCAGCAGCAGTGAGGCTCCATACAGGATGGATGTCATGT ATGGGCCAGAAAATGTTAGGATCACAGGTAAAGATAATGTAACTGTAAGTGAACCTATAAAACTGATCTGCTCTGCTGACTCTACTCCATCTGCCACGTTCACCTGGATGTTAAATGGAACTGTGATTCCTGCTAATTCTCCTGAGTTCTCAAAAGAAAATGCTGAACTTTCTGATGCTGGAATTTACACCTGTCAAGCGTTGAATCACATAACTGACAGAAGATCATCTgcaacttttgaattgtttgttcaTGCAGGTAGTATATGTAACAGTGATTTCAGATATGTTTGGTACCTCTGGATGTTTCACCTTTAA